In the Colletotrichum lupini chromosome 4, complete sequence genome, AATGTGGATGAACGACTGTCCAAGTTTGTAGTTGCGAGTAAGTCCCTAGCCGCAGTTCAATGTATGCATGCTCTGATGCCGTGCATTCTTTACATCTAACGATGTGGACCTGTCAAACCAGCAGCATGTTACCCCAAGCAGAGCAACGAGTCTCTATTCCCTGAGAGGTATTGCCAATCATCGCATTAGGTTCTGTGAGGCCTGCGTCCGTTCGCCGAGAAGCACATTATGATTTCGTACCCCTAGGTATGGTCACATGTCATGCATCTGTGATCTGACGTGTCTTTCTCCCGTCGACAAGAGCTGAAGCGCCTTTCTGGAGAGACTTGAGGCTCTGATGGAACCAGCGACTCGCGAAGTTAGCTTGTACGTGCCTATACGGCTTTGACTGTGTCACAGAAACAGGTCAGATCAGGCTGGTATCTTTGTTTGTGAGCGCATTCGATGCATGGACTGACGTTGGGCTTTGCTGGTAGGAAACCAATGTTGAAACTTGAGAGATCTGTCTCGTTTTTTTTTGTCTGTTTTATACCAACGCAGAGTATTCAAAGTACTGAAGGTGTCTTGATGAAACAGAAAGATGCCTGCCTTGGTAGGTTAGAGACACTTGTTCAGCTACTCGTGGGGACTTCCAAATCAAGTCTCGCTCCCGATGACAACGTTTGCTCAACAAATCCAATTCATATCATTCGCAAAGCAAACTTTTTGAAGAAGAATCCGTACGCATGGGCATGAGGCAAGCGGGAGGTATCCGTCAATATTCCAGTGAGCCTCACATAGACGAAACAAGACTTCCTTCTTTTAGTCGATGATGCCGCCAGGTCCGGTGCACCAAGTAGACTTCTGGTATCTGACCAGCGATGTAAGTCATGGTATTTCTCAGTCCTTATACTGGAGACCACTACGTGACTAACTGACTGTATGTTTCCCCAGGACCGGAGACGCACTTCCAACCAACGATTCTGCCACCTCCTACCCGCCGAGTATCAGTATTAGAACCACAAGTGAGAGATCAGGCTCGTAGAATGTAATGATGTTTCATGATGTTTTGATTGAAAGAGCTAGGAGGATATAGGTATAGGCGGTTATCAGGTGATTAGCGCGTCCCATAAATGAATTACAGGCGTGAGGTTCAGGGCGTAAACCACCGTCAGCCTGATCCTCAAAGGCTTGTGAAAGACTACGTCACCGTCCGCTCCTCATCAAATCAAACATTTTATTGAACCCTCCTATATGTAAGATCATCATATGAAGGTTGTGTGTGTACGTGTAGGTGTGGAGCGGAGTATCACCGTTGCGGTGTCCGCGACAGTTCACTAGGGGATCCTGCACCTTGGATAACCACAGCCGGGCGACGACGAGCGATACGACATGATTTCAATTCATGACCTTTAAAGATGCTGGGTCGCAAGTAGTCCTGAGTCAAAGCGGCTACTTCTTTCCTCATATGACGACAACGATACACGGCGTGCGCGGAATAATCCATCGACCTCGAAGGCCTACCCTACCGCATGTCGACCGTGGAGAATCGAGTTTTGTTCATCTCGATGATGTTACTTGGGTGATacgagttttttttttttcaacCTTTCCGTCTTCATGCAATGCGGTCGAGTTAGATCGAACTTCTCACTAGCCGGATACACCTTGTTCTTGTTTTGATATTTACAGTGACTGTTTCTCGACTAGACAAGGTCAAGGAGCATCATAACATCCCTCTAGCGCGATGACCGTCAGTTGGTGCCGGAAGGTTGCAAAGACTGGGTGGGCTATTGACGATCTTTGAGTCACAATGAATCAAGATTGGTATTGAACAAAGCTGAGCTAGTCGACTTAACTTACACGACTGCCACTCGCATCTTACTGGTTTGCCGTGCGTCTCCTGCCGTCAGGGCACCACCAACCTCTTCCCCACTAGGCCCGTCGCCAATGACATGAATGACTCCCTCTGCCCACAATGGCTCGATAGAGTTGGAATGTCAGGGGCATGGATGGAGGGGAGAAAGATGGCTGGTGTGTATGTTTCTCAGATGTCTGAATGACCTTGAGTAGTAGATCTCAGCTCCACTAGCTTGGAAATTACATGACCTATGGGCGATTCGGAAGACAACAAACGTGCTGCTTTCCTGCAGAGAAACATCGCATACGTATGTATCGTCTTCTGGCTTGGTGAAATCTGTGCCTGAAACTCCTATTTTTTCTGCAGGTGATCATCATTGGGCGGGTGCAAAAGCAGCCTCTCACCATTCCACGAGGTATGATCTCAAACCAATCATGAAACAATTGATGTACGCAAGTTCATTCGAAAAGAATGTCCGATATCGTCAGAAATACCCTTGCTGTCGCATACTTGTAAATCATGGGCATTTAGATAGATCTCATCGAGTGAAAAGTAGACATCGACGTGTTGAGAAAAttgggtaaggtaggtagggaaCATCAGACTCCAAGAAGCCAAAGAACACTCATATCTGTACACGTCAAAGTAAAATGATACAAAAATGAAATTCCAACCCAAATAAcaaaagagttcaccccccCGGTATCGAACgggggctacatctcttggtGCACATGCCGGGAAAATCCGCCGATATCCAATGGAGGTCCAGGTGGGTAGGTTGTCGATCGTGTACGTATACGTATGCGCTTGCGGGATTCGAACTTGGGCGGTTCATCGTTTGCGACCATGGCGACCCCAGACACAGTTTGTCCTGACCACATCGCGCCGGATGGGACGCCTTCTGTTTGCTGGTGACGGTATGAACAAAATTGTTCCCCAAGTAGGGTCGCTCATTTTCCGTCTGGTCGTGCCTCAGGTGGCTTGAGGAGGGTGAAGGAGGACCTCCGGGTTGTGAGGTGGTTTGTGGGATGGAAGGTGGAGGGCGGAAGGTACGTGGCTGCGCTCCTTCCTGAGGCGTCACGTCGGTGATTGTTGATGTTTATCCCCACAGCAACGACCTTTGCGGCCAACACGTCGCTTTTGCTGCGAATACTTGACCTCAGGATTAGGCTGAAATTCTATATTGCTGTGAAGACTTTTCGTCGCCTGGCTCGAATGACCGCCAGCTATCATGACTTCTTTGCTCTTTGTGTCCCCTAACACATCTTCTCGCTTAGGCAATCAAGTCCATTGAGcaattactttaattaatCAAAACCAAGGATCGCTATCTTGTGCTGCAATGGGCATCACTATCGCCTACACGTTCCCCCATTTCCTTGATGCAACTTTACACTGCCGATGATGCTACGATATCAAGATGTCCCCTTTTCAGGTATGCAGATAGTTCCGAACACCGTGTTCTCACGAATCACCCGTGTATTGCTGAAAGTAGGTGCGGGAAGTGGTGAATATGAATGAATCTTACCTTGCATCGACCATGACAGACTACCGAGGTCTGTGGTTTATACTCAGGTCCACGGCCCAACTCGTCAACCAAGCCCAATCGATCCCCATGGTCGAGCGGTATAACGCCCTGGTCCGTTAGTACAGAACTTGGTATGAAATCTTGAGAAGTCAAAAGATGGAGGATTTCGTAGGGGCACAGTTCGATTTACGGACTGCGCACCTGAGCTTTTGCTTTTTGGGGGGTTTGATGATTCACATATCTTCTCTCGCTTAAACGTCGAGGATTTGGGTACATGGGACATCGCTTCGACGAGCAATCCGGTCCATCAAATTATTTCGATTAATTCGGACTTGCTGTCTATCTATATTGACTGTGCTACTGCTGGCCAGGCCTGAACCCACCACCGCCGTCATCACTTTCACTCCACGATGCCACCAAAGAACTTGCACACTACCGCTCAGGGCGAAGAAGTGTGTCAAGGCTGAAATTGACAAGCCGACCCTTGGGATCCCTCAATACAAATGCTGTCGTGCAATCGTACAGTGATGTATCTGTGTCCATAGTGAATCTTGTACTTACGACGGAGAGAATCATCGGCaacctaccttaggtacgTAGGTATCGGTAGGCCTGGTTGGTAGTGGTACACAGCCAAATTTGGTAGCCAGATTGCACAGTGCACAAAATAATAGGCGTCGATCACATAACTTGAAACAATAGCCAGTATGAATGATGAAGTATTTGGCAGGCTGTGAGTTCCGCAAGCCCAGCCACAACACTACACCTGGCTTTCAAGATGAATTTAGTCTTACACGAATCAAATGAGAGCACCCGATATCAGCCCCCAAGCTTATCCGTATTGTAATTAATGGCAGAGCTTCACTTGAAAGTCGTCAATCTATCAGTAGTGATGAGTTGATGATGTGAAACGACCTGAATTGTGATCCGGAGAAGGGAGGTTGAAGTTGGCTTCCAACGAACAGCCGATGATCCCCCGATTTTGGGGCTAGCCCATGAACTCTTGCGTCACACATACCCCTGTTGGGTGCCGGCGACCCATTCCCGTCTGCAGCTGCGGGGCCGAACGAGCGGGGCCCACGTTCTTCTCGAAGCTGTCAGCATGAATAATCCAATCCTAAGCACCGCATTTGCGAAAAAAGTCGTCCAGTCATCGCACGCGGTGGCGCCCCCCTTAGGTAACGGCTTAGACAGCTTCACTGGGGGCATGTGTAAGACCCTCGCAGCAGTTCGTCCAGATGTAGATGGTCGCCATGGGCACCACATATAAGCTTGCCCGCAAGATTTGCAAATGCTGAACAACAATTCTCAATCCAGATCGAATCTTGATTCTCGACCATACTAGCTCTGTCCATTCATTTTTCGTGAGAGGCTACTCGAGCATTCAAGTACATATGCCTCGCATCGTGACCCTCACTGCGATTTTCGCCATCTTCTTTTCCATCATCATCTTCAACACCCAGCTCAAGAGCTTCTTCACAGACATCACATCTCCACTCACAACGTCCACAACCAACAACACAACCCTGTCTTCACCAGCCCAAGACAACCCACCCGACTCTTCTATGCTCAACGCAGTAAAGAACAACATGTCAAAGACCCTCCACCACGCAAAGATCACGCCGCACCGCAGCGGCACCCGCGGTCACTCGGACCACGGCTGGCTCAACACCTACCACAGCTTCTCCTTCGCCAACTGGTACGACCCGCGCTTCAACAATTTTGGCAGCCTGCGCGTCCTCAACGAGGACCGCGTGAAAGCCAACTCGGGGTTTCCCACGCACCCGCACCGCGACTTTGAAATCTTCAGCTACATCCTCTCGGGCGAGCTCACGCACCGCGACTCGATGCTAACAAAGGGCGCCGAGGGCGGGCAGAGCGACAAGTTTTACCGCATGCACCGCGGCGACGTCCAGTTCACGACGGGCGGCACCGGTATCGCGCACTCCGAGTTCAACGAGCACCACAAGGACACGGTGCATTTCTTACAAATATGGGCCGTACCCTGGAAGCGCGGGTTGCCGCCTACGTACCACACGCGCCATTTCGCCGACGAAGATAAGCGCAAGGGTTTTGTGACGATCTTGTCGCCGCTCAAGGCTGGTCCGGACGCCTCGGCTGCGGAAGAGAAGGCCGCGGAGCCGAGGATCCCGGATACGATTCCTATTCACGCCGATTTCGTCATGGGCGCGGGCATCATTCCGCCCGGGGCTGACGGTGGCTTTGAGTGGGTTGTCGGCGGCAGGGCGACGGAGCAGACGAAGCGCAAGGTGTTTGTGCACCTGCCCATGACGAAGAGCGGCAAGGCCAAGATCAGGATCGATGGCCGTGAGGATGCTGTCTTGTCTGAGGGTGACGGTGCGTTTGTCGACGCGGTCAACGCTGGGGATAAGTTGAAGGTCGAGAGTATCGGCGAGGCCGAGGCAGAGGTTGTCGTCTTGGATACGGCATAAAGGAAGTTTTGGGCAGAAAAAGGGAATACCATGTGCTAGATCAGATCCGTTTACGAGCGAAACGAAAGATATATCCAAATATACTTGCTTGATGATTTCATCTTGATTGGAAATTACGTCGATCCGGGGGAGGCCACCATCCTGGTTTTCTTTTTCTGGTGACCCATGACGATGCTGTTGGTCTAGAAATAGATGGATCTCAGATCCCTGTGAGCTAATCTGGGGTAGAGGAGCTTGGCATCTTAAGGTATTAGATATCCATGGGTGTCGGTCTCGGCGATAGATTTCTGCGAGAAAGCGAAGATGGAAACGGGAAGGAAGCGAATGTTTCTGTTTATTCATTAGAGTTCCTCTCATTTGGTTATTGTTGCTAAATATGGCTGCCCGCCAAGATCGAACCTGCTTGATCAACATGTTGTGGAAATAGATCAGGGATATAGACGAATTCGACCATGGAGCCGGCGAATCTGGGGGAGTAGAGAGGAAGGATTAATGCACATCGCTCGTTCTCTCCCGCAAGTCATGATGATTGGTGAAATCTGGATACTAATTATCTGAGGCGGAGACAAGGTGAAGTGAAGATATTGTGGACCATCTCACTTTATTAGTACACGATGAACCGTAGTGGCGGCGTACCGTACAGATCTCAAATCCTACTGTGAAAACGTCACGTCAGAGGTTTGTTGAAAACAGTGCGAGAAGTTGTGACGTGCGGGGGATCTGGTTGTAAATCAACTCCAAATTTTCATACTTTGTCATCCAAACTCAACATCGCCTCCAAAAAGAAGATCTCCGTCACCTCAGAATAAACGCCCAAGACTACGAGCGGCACAGTCTTTGACTAGTCTCTCACTATGCATCTTCAACCCATTGACAACACTGAAATCGAGCCATTCACCAGCGCCATGGACGATCCCCGCATCACCATCCTGCCAGAGGCGCAGTCCCAAGAGACCTTTGAGGACGTCTGGGGCTCTGAGCCCGGCTCGCCGAACCACGCCGGCCACAACAACAATTTTGCCCAAGACGCAGCGAGCGCAGCAGCACCCATGGGAACGCACCCGGGCGACATGCCGCGCCTGCAGGCCGAGCACACCAACGCCGGCTACCGCGAGGGCATATCCGCCGCCAAAGCCCACAGCATCCAGGCGGGCTTTGACGAGGGCTTCAGCCTCGGCGCCGAGGTCGGCTCACTCGCGGGCCAGATTGTCGGCCTTTTTGAGGGCATCGCCGCTGCACTAGACGGCCACGATGAGGATTCTTCTAAGAAAGCCCGCCAGACGCTGGACGACGCAAAGGCCGAGCTCAAGATTGACTCCATCTTTGGACCGGCGTACTGGAACACTGACGGGACCTGGAAGTTTGACGTTGAGGGCACCAACGGTGGTGATGAAATCCTCTTCGCAGACGTGGCTCGTGCCCACCCCCTCATTCGCAAATGGCAAAAGGTGGCCGACGCCGAGATCGAGCAATGGGGCATCGTGCTCGAGGCCATTGGCGGCGCGCAGGAGCACGAGAGGCAGCAGAGCCCGGAGCGGGCGCCCAGCTCCGCGGTGCCACAGACTAAGAAACCTCTCGACTGGTGAGGTTTGCTTCTGTCAGCGGTTGCCTCTCCGTTGTGCCATGCACAAGGAAGCACCGCCATCGCATTGCCGTGCGCTACTCGCGGCAACCGAATTTCCACCAGGTCTTTATGCGGAGGAGTCTTCGGGCCGAGCTGGCGCTCTCATCGAGAGAGAAGAAGGGAGAGAAAAAGATCTCACTTGCAGAACTGCCCGGGTCCTATACCACGAATGCGCAAGAGCCATCATCGGTTTCCAGTAAGTTGCTATAGCGTCAATGGCTATGCCCAGGTGGAGACGACTTGACTAAACTGAACACACAGCTGATCCGATCAAATTGCATTAATATTACAAACTTGATATTGCTTCGGCTATTTGGGTTTCCCGCGGACGGCGACGAAGGGAACGGGAATCCCCCGACCTCTACTCCTCGCTAGGGTAGAGTTAAATTCGGACTTTGACCAAGAACCCCATTTTCGCAAGACCTTCCCCTCCTTGTGCTGCCGACGTGTGGCGAGTATATGGCACAGCAGCCGGAGCCGGATCTGGCACATGAGCCGCAAATTTTTGACGACAACCCTCAAGCCCTCTTGTGGCTTGTTTACAGTTCATGACGAGGCGAACCATCCTTCTTAGCCGATCGCTCATGAGCTCATGACTCTGTTGGTGGTTTCCTATTTTTGACAGGACGCAGACGGGAAGGGGGAGGCAGCCAAGCAACATTGTTTAGACGAAAATGCGGTTATGACCACCTGTCAAAATCGACACTGACAAGGGAGGACGTTGCGGGTTGTAAGATTTCTTCAAAGGCAAATGAACATGGATGCCATGAGGGTGAATTCTTGTTGGACATGATCTCACATAGTCAAGAAGCTGGATGAATCTCAATACTACCCACCTCACTCTCTGCATAAAGGAGAGAAACCTGCATGAAAGATTCCCGCATCATTGAAGATGGGCCATACACCAATTCACGACTCAACAGCCTTGAGGCCGAGAGACCATTAGAAGATCCGTATTAAGCGCCGAAGCCATCATCGATTCCACTTCCACCAATAGGTAGGGAGGTGGATTAGGCCTGAAGACCTCAGCGCGAAGGGGCGGAGGGGGAGGCCACCAGCAACCCTCACTGACATCATCCCACAACACCCGCACCATACGAACGAGCACTACGCAGCAAATCCCACAACTTTTCGGAGTTCGCGAAGAAGAGATAGTGGCTGCCACACCTGCACTCGATGCTTTGACCCCCTTGGAAATTGGCCAAGTTCATGGGATAACCAAGGGTTATGGTGTTTCGAAAGTTCGGATGACGGGCTGTGCTGCCTCACAATTGGAGGGGTCAGCCCATCTCGACTCTCCTCGGGCCCAAAGGTCTCTTTAAGCTCAACACCATTCGAGACGATTTCTGCAGGGATATTTGCGATTAGCGTGAAATGGTGGCATAGCAGAGTGGCATTACCCCTGGTTGTCGGACGAGGTGACATCGTCTTTCCCCCCCTCCTTGACCTTCTTCCCCCGGGTTTGCTGGCAGGTACTCCGTAGATCTTGGTGATTCGTGAAAAGGCTGCTTTACACAGGGATCCTGGGTGATCCCATCTGCCGAAGCATGCTCCGTCCCTGTATCAGAGGCTCATGCAGAGCAGCAGCTGCGCCCATCTCCATCTCCATCTCTGGCCTGCTGTGCTCCTTCAACCACTCTGTTCCCTCTATTCTTTTTCCGAATTGGGAGAAGAACGTTACGTAGTAGGAAAAGAAACAAGGCCCTACCAAGCACATCTctccgtatccgtacctGTCGTCCCAATTTCTGATCGCAACGTAATTTTAGCAAACGACCATCCGAAGCTTGGTGATCCCCGTTCTTGTGATCGTTTTCCTCCCCCTCCCAGGCTTCCCCCCCTGATCTTCGTCAAAGAGACGGGCTAACCAATCACGGAGATCTTCGACATGCAATGGAGGCCTGCGGGGCGATGCTTCTTTTTCAGCCCCTTTAGATGGGGCAGCATCCAAGAGAGGGCAGGCCTTTCTTTCCATGTACACTACGTACGGATACTACTATGTACGGCGGAATAATGACATGACGTTTAATCAAATTAGCGTAGCTCCATTTAGTGACCTACCCAAGGTACACCCGTGAGTCTATTCGCGATGTTGGGCTTAGCGGCTTTGCCCCTAGCCACTCCTCCTCCCGATGTCTCCGCCATCATCACTTAAACCCCCTGTATGGGAGTTCCGTGATGGGGAAGGGAAGAAAGATAGAAAAGGAGCAGCTCTTCACCTTGTTCCTCGACTCCCcttttcttctctctctcttcagTATCTCTGATACCAATTACTTTCGCTAATACCTTCAATATCGACCCCGGTCTCGTttgctctctctcactctaCACACTTccctatttactttatagtaAACATTCATTCTTTCTCCTACCCAGAGCAAACCATAACCCACCTCActtacacacacacacacaacaCAATGCGCTACTCAACCCTCACAGTCCTCGGCCTCGCAGCCGTCGCCCGCGCAACATGGGACGGCCAATTCAGCTACCCACCAGGCATCGAGCCCCTCGGCCTCGCCAACGGCAACGTAGACTTCAACATCAAGACCTTTGGCCCCCTCACAGGCCCACCCTCAGACTGCATCTCCGTCTGGCACCCTCCCCACCCGGACGTCTACATTGACGACTGCGACAGCGACAAGGAGCACGGCTGGCACTGGGTCCACCCGGGCAAGCCCAAATGGGGCGACAAGCCCGGCAAGGACAAGGACGG is a window encoding:
- a CDS encoding pirin — translated: MPRIVTLTAIFAIFFSIIIFNTQLKSFFTDITSPLTTSTTNNTTLSSPAQDNPPDSSMLNAVKNNMSKTLHHAKITPHRSGTRGHSDHGWLNTYHSFSFANWYDPRFNNFGSLRVLNEDRVKANSGFPTHPHRDFEIFSYILSGELTHRDSMLTKGAEGGQSDKFYRMHRGDVQFTTGGTGIAHSEFNEHHKDTVHFLQIWAVPWKRGLPPTYHTRHFADEDKRKGFVTILSPLKAGPDASAAEEKAAEPRIPDTIPIHADFVMGAGIIPPGADGGFEWVVGGRATEQTKRKVFVHLPMTKSGKAKIRIDGREDAVLSEGDGAFVDAVNAGDKLKVESIGEAEAEVVVLDTA
- a CDS encoding Yae1 protein codes for the protein MDDPRITILPEAQSQETFEDVWGSEPGSPNHAGHNNNFAQDAASAAAPMGTHPGDMPRLQAEHTNAGYREGISAAKAHSIQAGFDEGFSLGAEVGSLAGQIVGLFEGIAAALDGHDEDSSKKARQTLDDAKAELKIDSIFGPAYWNTDGTWKFDVEGTNGGDEILFADVARAHPLIRKWQKVADAEIEQWGIVLEAIGGAQEHERQQSPERAPSSAVPQTKKPLDW